One window of Thermocoleostomius sinensis A174 genomic DNA carries:
- a CDS encoding fatty acyl-AMP ligase: MQPANFVELLRHQSQHQPNRTAFIFLKDGEAEAGRVTYHQLNQQAQAIAAYLQTQVKPGDRALLVYPYEAGLDFIAAFLGCLYAGVVAVPCHPPRNRFGWSDLQARLVDSQAAIGLTTRGLAAKLTAQLSSSATTTPLNWCTTEAILLTQADRWVKPSIEGETLAFLQYTSGSTGAPKGVLIPHTSILHNQQMLQQAFGHTSDSIGVGWLPLFHDMGLIGNALQAIYLGTSCVLMSPIAFIQKPVRWLQAISRYQATTSGAPNFAYDLLCRQVTQAQQQTLDLSCWNLAFSGAEPVRLETIERFVHKFAPCGFQRSAFYPCYGMAEATLFVTGGDKGKPLAVAHVQETALEENRVVLAQPNDRGVRTMVGCGRAWLDHQIVIADPQSCTVCPPQTVGEIWVTGSGLGRGYWQQPEATNCTFHAYLTDTGDGPFLRTGDLGFWQDGHLFITGRLKDVLVFWGFNHYPEAIERTVTACHPGFHEHGAAAFAISVNGDDRLVVVQEIERQYRDRLPIGDVVESIRWALFQEHFLDVYAIALLKPGSLPKTPSGKIQRHLCRKKFLNQELEVLDEWQSDDNRPSDIHSLIHYYLNPLTHLYRYLALSKGRFRRILRSFVRS; encoded by the coding sequence ATGCAACCAGCTAATTTTGTTGAATTGTTGCGCCACCAATCGCAGCACCAACCCAATCGCACGGCCTTCATTTTTCTCAAAGATGGAGAGGCAGAAGCGGGTCGAGTGACCTATCACCAATTGAATCAGCAGGCACAGGCGATTGCTGCATACCTACAAACCCAGGTAAAACCTGGCGATCGGGCGCTGCTGGTCTATCCCTACGAAGCGGGATTGGATTTCATTGCAGCGTTTTTGGGTTGCCTGTATGCAGGGGTGGTGGCGGTTCCCTGTCATCCGCCCCGCAATCGATTCGGTTGGAGTGATCTGCAAGCACGGTTGGTAGATTCGCAAGCGGCGATCGGGCTAACGACAAGGGGTCTAGCGGCAAAACTGACGGCGCAACTGAGTTCCTCGGCAACGACAACCCCACTGAATTGGTGCACTACGGAAGCAATTTTGTTAACCCAAGCTGATCGCTGGGTCAAACCCTCGATCGAAGGCGAGACGCTGGCATTTCTGCAATATACGTCAGGTTCCACGGGTGCCCCAAAGGGAGTCCTGATTCCCCACACTAGCATTCTGCACAATCAGCAAATGTTGCAGCAGGCGTTTGGGCATACATCCGACTCGATTGGTGTAGGATGGTTACCACTGTTTCACGACATGGGTTTGATCGGCAATGCGTTGCAGGCAATTTACTTGGGTACGTCTTGTGTGCTGATGTCGCCGATCGCCTTTATTCAGAAGCCCGTGCGTTGGTTACAAGCAATTTCCCGCTATCAGGCTACAACCAGCGGTGCACCCAACTTTGCCTATGATTTGCTGTGCCGTCAGGTGACACAGGCTCAACAACAAACCTTGGATCTAAGCTGCTGGAACTTGGCGTTTTCAGGAGCCGAACCTGTGCGTCTAGAGACGATCGAGCGGTTTGTGCACAAGTTTGCACCGTGCGGGTTCCAGCGTTCAGCTTTTTACCCGTGCTATGGCATGGCCGAGGCGACACTATTTGTCACAGGCGGAGATAAGGGCAAACCGCTGGCCGTGGCTCATGTTCAAGAGACGGCATTGGAAGAAAATCGGGTCGTGCTGGCTCAACCCAACGATCGTGGAGTTCGGACAATGGTGGGATGTGGTCGGGCGTGGCTGGATCACCAGATTGTAATCGCCGATCCCCAGTCGTGTACGGTCTGTCCGCCTCAAACCGTAGGCGAAATTTGGGTGACTGGCAGTGGCTTGGGCCGGGGCTATTGGCAACAACCCGAAGCTACCAATTGCACCTTTCACGCTTATTTAACCGACACCGGGGACGGGCCGTTTTTGCGCACAGGCGATCTAGGATTTTGGCAAGACGGACACTTGTTTATCACAGGGCGGCTCAAGGATGTGCTGGTGTTTTGGGGCTTTAATCATTACCCTGAAGCAATCGAACGCACGGTAACAGCCTGTCATCCAGGTTTTCACGAACACGGGGCAGCGGCGTTTGCAATTTCTGTCAACGGGGATGATCGGTTAGTGGTTGTGCAAGAAATAGAACGCCAGTACCGCGATCGATTACCAATCGGTGATGTGGTGGAATCAATTCGATGGGCATTGTTTCAGGAACATTTTTTAGATGTATATGCGATTGCATTATTAAAGCCCGGTAGCTTACCGAAAACACCTAGCGGCAAAATTCAACGACATCTGTGCCGGAAAAAGTTTCTGAATCAAGAATTGGAAGTGCTAGATGAATGGCAATCGGACGATAATCGCCCCAGCGATATACACTCGTTGATTCACTACTACTTGAACCCGCTAACACATTTGTATCGATATCTGGCGCTATCAAAAGGCCGGTTCAGACGCATTTTGCGCTCATTTGTGCGATCCTAG
- a CDS encoding FMN-dependent NADH-azoreductase, whose translation MAHLLHIDASPRDKRSRSRSFTQEFVEMWKKVHPRDIITYCDLGHHPVPHINEAWIAAAYTPPEQRTPELWDAIRVSDQLVDEFLAADVYVLGVPMYNFSIPSMLKAYIDQIVRIGRTFEFMPENLENPYKPLVLGKRMVIITARGSSGYGLGERYERLNYQDPYLRTIFRFIGVTDITVISVENDELGGAALEQSIASVRAQIAQLAIR comes from the coding sequence ATGGCTCATTTACTGCACATTGATGCTAGCCCACGTGATAAACGATCGCGATCGCGAAGCTTCACTCAAGAATTCGTTGAAATGTGGAAAAAAGTTCATCCTAGAGATATCATCACCTATTGCGATCTTGGTCATCATCCTGTACCTCATATCAATGAAGCCTGGATTGCAGCGGCGTATACACCTCCTGAACAGCGCACTCCAGAACTGTGGGATGCAATTCGTGTCAGTGATCAGTTGGTAGACGAATTTTTAGCTGCCGATGTTTATGTGCTTGGTGTTCCTATGTATAATTTCAGCATTCCGAGTATGCTCAAAGCCTATATTGATCAAATTGTGCGAATTGGTCGCACCTTTGAGTTTATGCCAGAGAATCTTGAAAATCCCTATAAACCCCTGGTTTTAGGAAAGCGAATGGTTATCATTACGGCACGCGGTTCGTCAGGTTATGGACTAGGAGAACGTTACGAGAGGTTGAACTATCAAGATCCATATTTGAGAACTATTTTTAGATTCATTGGCGTCACAGATATCACCGTTATTTCCGTTGAAAATGACGAATTGGGAGGTGCAGCGTTGGAACAGTCGATCGCCTCTGTGCGGGCCCAAATTGCTCAACTTGCAATCCGGTAA
- a CDS encoding anthrone oxygenase family protein produces MVIHFLAAIGCGVIAGVFFAFSTFVMSALAQLQPREGIAAMQWINLTAINPLFMGALFGTGIACLFLVGSLLHKWQQPGMIYLLLGSLLYLIGAVGVTIVFNVPLNDALATVKPDSPEGANLWSTYLTNWTRWNHIRTVTSLAAAILLSIALGARSTP; encoded by the coding sequence ATGGTCATTCATTTCTTAGCCGCGATCGGCTGTGGGGTGATAGCAGGCGTTTTCTTCGCTTTCTCGACGTTTGTGATGAGTGCTCTAGCTCAACTTCAACCTAGGGAAGGCATCGCCGCGATGCAATGGATTAACCTCACTGCCATCAACCCGCTGTTCATGGGTGCTTTGTTTGGCACAGGAATAGCTTGTTTATTCCTGGTGGGTTCATTACTGCATAAGTGGCAACAACCCGGAATGATCTATCTGCTGCTTGGCAGCTTGCTGTATCTAATTGGCGCAGTTGGAGTCACGATCGTCTTCAATGTACCGCTGAATGATGCCCTCGCCACAGTCAAACCCGACAGCCCTGAAGGCGCAAATCTATGGAGCACCTATCTAACAAACTGGACACGCTGGAACCATATCCGCACGGTGACCTCCTTGGCGGCCGCTATCTTGCTGTCCATTGCTCTTGGCGCTCGATCGACACCGTAG
- a CDS encoding ArsR/SmtB family transcription factor, which produces MSTDSLSVTFAALADPTRRAILAYLAKGEASVSELAQPFKMSLPAVSKHLKVLERAGLITRSRAAQWRPCRLEAEPLKDAADWIDLYRQFWEQSFDCLDEYLQELQAGEHQTDREP; this is translated from the coding sequence ATGTCCACTGATTCGCTGAGCGTCACGTTTGCTGCCCTGGCCGATCCCACCCGACGAGCAATTTTAGCCTACCTCGCCAAAGGCGAAGCCTCGGTGTCGGAACTTGCTCAACCGTTTAAGATGAGTTTGCCTGCTGTGTCCAAACATCTCAAGGTGCTAGAGCGGGCCGGCCTAATTACGCGCAGTCGGGCAGCACAGTGGCGTCCTTGTCGATTGGAAGCGGAACCGCTGAAAGATGCCGCAGACTGGATTGATCTCTATCGCCAGTTTTGGGAACAGAGTTTTGATTGCTTAGATGAATATCTTCAGGAATTGCAAGCAGGAGAACATCAAACCGATCGCGAACCGTGA
- a CDS encoding SRPBCC family protein encodes MLKHKLSVNTRGDCDIVITRVFNAPRSLVFAAWTQPEHVKRWFRGCRQLELIICDINLYVGGTWRYVLHDLNTGTDFALNGEYREIVPPERLVATERYELIPNSDRLNTLTLTEHDGKTTLCIHVQHVSKEQRDGHLRSGLEIGLYGTLNRLEECLQTMM; translated from the coding sequence ATGTTAAAACACAAGCTCTCCGTTAATACGCGAGGCGATTGCGATATTGTGATCACTCGTGTCTTTAATGCTCCGCGTTCACTAGTTTTTGCAGCATGGACTCAGCCAGAACACGTAAAGCGCTGGTTTAGAGGATGCCGTCAACTGGAGTTAATTATTTGCGACATCAATTTGTACGTTGGCGGAACGTGGCGCTATGTCTTGCACGATCTCAACACAGGTACCGATTTTGCGCTAAATGGAGAATACCGCGAGATTGTACCACCTGAACGTTTGGTTGCCACCGAACGATATGAACTGATTCCTAACAGCGATCGGTTGAACACGCTGACACTGACCGAACATGACGGCAAAACAACACTTTGTATCCACGTTCAACATGTGTCTAAAGAACAACGAGATGGGCATTTGCGATCAGGTTTAGAAATAGGCCTATACGGAACATTAAACCGTTTGGAAGAATGCCTTCAGACAATGATGTGA
- a CDS encoding GFA family protein — MKKTYRGSCHCGAVRYEVDLDLSQGTLKCNCSICTKTRAWLTTVQEDAFRLLSGYADLTEYQFNTKTIHHLFCKHCGVRSFGWGEDSESGRFYAIHISCLDDVLLDDLINAPIGYVDGRQDNWKISPIAIQHL; from the coding sequence ATGAAAAAGACCTATAGAGGAAGCTGTCATTGTGGTGCAGTGCGCTACGAAGTAGACCTCGATTTGAGTCAAGGTACACTTAAATGTAACTGTTCGATTTGCACTAAGACACGGGCTTGGCTGACTACGGTTCAGGAAGATGCCTTTCGATTATTGTCTGGCTATGCAGATTTGACTGAGTATCAGTTCAATACTAAAACTATTCATCATCTATTCTGCAAGCATTGCGGAGTACGCTCATTTGGCTGGGGTGAAGATTCGGAGTCAGGCAGGTTCTATGCAATTCACATTAGTTGTTTGGATGATGTACTGCTTGATGATTTGATCAATGCACCAATCGGATATGTTGATGGTCGCCAAGATAACTGGAAAATATCACCGATCGCGATTCAACATCTTTAA
- a CDS encoding VOC family protein gives MQLTPYLMFSGQCEEAFKFYEQCLNGKITARMTYAESPESSMLDQMPMEWRDKIMHIGLTVGNQELMGSDGPPGCDETPKSFSVCLSLNDPAESERIFHTLAENGTVQMPFQQTFWAYRFGMVIDQFSVPWMINCDQVV, from the coding sequence ATGCAGTTAACCCCTTATCTAATGTTCAGTGGTCAGTGCGAAGAGGCATTCAAGTTTTATGAGCAGTGCTTGAATGGCAAAATTACAGCAAGGATGACCTATGCAGAGTCCCCTGAATCATCTATGCTTGATCAGATGCCGATGGAATGGCGCGATAAGATTATGCATATCGGACTCACGGTTGGCAATCAGGAATTGATGGGATCTGATGGCCCACCCGGCTGTGATGAAACCCCCAAAAGCTTCTCCGTATGTCTGAGCTTGAACGATCCAGCAGAATCAGAGCGTATCTTTCACACTTTGGCAGAAAACGGCACTGTGCAAATGCCTTTTCAACAGACTTTTTGGGCGTATCGATTTGGCATGGTGATTGATCAATTTAGTGTTCCGTGGATGATCAATTGTGATCAAGTCGTTTGA
- a CDS encoding DUF1579 domain-containing protein, whose protein sequence is MEMNQVPQEAMLNPEPQSEHRWLQKLVGEWTYESEALMDPNQPPERSTGTEIVRSLGEVWILAEGQGEIPGCGSATTLMTIGYDLQKQRYVGTWIGSMMTHLWIYDGELNAAENVLTLNNKGPSMSGDEKLATYKDVIELKDDNHRVMTSHRLDENGQWHQFMTVTYQRKL, encoded by the coding sequence ATGGAAATGAACCAAGTGCCACAGGAAGCTATGCTCAATCCTGAACCTCAATCGGAACATCGTTGGCTACAAAAATTAGTGGGCGAATGGACATACGAGTCTGAGGCACTGATGGACCCCAATCAACCGCCGGAGCGATCAACCGGAACAGAGATTGTGCGATCGCTGGGTGAAGTTTGGATTTTGGCGGAAGGACAGGGCGAAATTCCGGGTTGTGGTAGTGCCACTACACTGATGACGATCGGCTATGACCTGCAGAAGCAGCGATATGTGGGAACCTGGATTGGTTCAATGATGACTCACTTATGGATCTATGATGGTGAATTGAATGCTGCCGAAAACGTGCTAACGCTCAACAACAAGGGACCGTCTATGAGCGGTGATGAAAAGCTGGCAACGTACAAAGATGTGATTGAGTTGAAGGATGACAATCATCGGGTCATGACATCGCATAGGTTAGATGAGAATGGACAATGGCATCAATTTATGACGGTAACCTATCAGCGCAAGCTGTAA
- a CDS encoding class I tRNA ligase family protein: protein MWQQNQVYDVDVATAQNPFYNLMMFPYPSAEGLHVGNVYAFTGADIYGRFMSMQGHSVFEPMGFDAFGIHSENFAIKQGIHPNQLTIRNVERFRETQLKRIGNRFCWSYEVQTTDPAYYKWTQWIFLQLFKAGLAIRKTAPVNWCPSCKTVLADEQVIQGECERCNTVVIQRELQQWFFKITDYAQRLLENLDRLDWSERVKVAQRNWIGRSETEDGVHYHLRDWLISRQRYWGPPIPIVYCNACGIVPVPDDQLPVLLPATDNWLPQGTGNSPLADISEFVHTTCPQCGNSARRETDVFDNFLDSAWYFLRYPSSNRHDVPFDSQITAKWLPVAMYIGGAEHSVLHLLYSRFITMVLHDLGYISFEEPFQRFYAHGLLTKDGIKMSKSKGNVVNPDRYIEDYGADTLRTYLMFLGPFDQGGVFSDRGIVGVRRFLQRVWQLVITHKNSLSRSPNEVSQRQLHPIIDRVSQAIAALKYNTAIAALMEYLNVLQNQPLLSEVEVKAYLLMLAPFAPHITEELWHQLGETESIHRQRFPQADSTFLTTEQVTIAVQINGRTRTTITLAPDASEAEAIEIANQTKSIQRFLKNQEIRRVVYVPNRILNLIT, encoded by the coding sequence GTGTGGCAGCAGAATCAAGTCTATGACGTAGATGTAGCCACGGCTCAAAACCCTTTCTACAACTTAATGATGTTTCCCTATCCTTCGGCTGAAGGACTGCATGTTGGTAACGTCTATGCGTTCACTGGAGCCGACATCTACGGACGTTTCATGTCCATGCAGGGGCACTCTGTATTTGAACCAATGGGGTTTGATGCTTTCGGGATTCACAGCGAAAATTTTGCCATTAAACAAGGAATTCATCCCAACCAATTAACAATACGCAATGTAGAACGGTTTCGTGAAACACAGTTAAAACGCATCGGAAACCGTTTTTGCTGGAGTTATGAAGTACAAACGACTGATCCTGCTTACTACAAGTGGACACAGTGGATTTTCTTGCAGTTGTTTAAAGCTGGATTGGCGATTCGCAAAACAGCACCAGTGAACTGGTGTCCGTCCTGCAAAACTGTCCTTGCCGATGAGCAGGTTATTCAGGGGGAATGTGAACGCTGCAACACCGTAGTGATACAACGCGAGTTGCAGCAATGGTTTTTCAAAATCACTGATTATGCCCAACGGTTATTAGAAAACCTCGATCGATTAGATTGGTCAGAGAGGGTAAAAGTAGCCCAGCGCAACTGGATCGGTCGCTCTGAAACGGAGGATGGGGTACATTACCATTTACGGGACTGGTTAATCTCACGGCAACGCTATTGGGGTCCACCAATTCCGATCGTTTACTGTAACGCCTGTGGCATCGTGCCCGTTCCTGACGATCAGTTACCAGTGCTCTTACCAGCAACAGACAATTGGTTGCCCCAGGGAACCGGAAATTCTCCATTGGCAGATATTTCAGAATTTGTGCATACTACATGTCCTCAGTGTGGTAATTCGGCACGGCGAGAAACGGATGTATTTGATAACTTCTTGGATTCTGCTTGGTATTTTCTTCGTTATCCGTCAAGCAATCGACACGATGTTCCGTTCGATTCACAAATTACAGCAAAATGGCTGCCTGTCGCTATGTACATTGGTGGTGCTGAGCATTCTGTACTTCATCTTTTGTACAGTCGGTTTATCACTATGGTATTGCATGATTTGGGTTACATTTCTTTTGAAGAGCCGTTTCAGCGTTTCTATGCCCATGGCTTGCTCACCAAAGATGGAATCAAAATGAGCAAATCTAAGGGGAATGTAGTAAATCCCGATCGCTATATCGAAGATTATGGGGCAGATACCTTGCGTACCTACTTGATGTTTTTGGGCCCCTTTGATCAGGGCGGCGTCTTTTCCGATCGTGGCATTGTTGGGGTGCGACGATTTTTGCAGCGAGTTTGGCAACTTGTCATAACTCATAAAAATAGCCTTTCTCGTTCACCCAATGAAGTATCCCAACGGCAACTGCACCCAATCATCGATCGAGTTTCCCAAGCGATTGCAGCACTCAAATACAATACGGCAATTGCAGCGTTGATGGAGTATCTCAATGTGCTTCAGAATCAACCCCTTCTTTCCGAGGTAGAAGTGAAAGCGTATTTGCTGATGTTGGCTCCGTTTGCGCCCCATATCACTGAAGAATTATGGCATCAGTTAGGAGAAACAGAGTCAATTCATCGACAAAGGTTTCCGCAGGCTGATTCAACATTCTTGACCACAGAGCAAGTGACGATCGCGGTACAAATCAATGGACGTACTCGCACCACCATTACGCTTGCGCCCGACGCCTCTGAAGCAGAAGCGATTGAGATTGCAAATCAAACAAAATCCATTCAACGGTTTCTCAAGAATCAGGAGATTCGCCGTGTCGTCTATGTTCCTAATCGAATTCTCAACTTGATTACTTAA
- a CDS encoding alpha/beta fold hydrolase yields the protein MQSQSPAKSETQFYTWNHLHCAYEVQSNDCADANKPPLLLIQPIGVGLSRRFWDRFCRAWLQSRQPNQIYNPDLAGCGESDMPQRPYSPEDWADQLLVLLQTVIQRPVILIVQGASFPIAISLWQKAPVFIQGLILAGPPAWKIMSEPTADWQDQVSWSLFASPLGKAFYRYARRQQFIRSFSVRQLFADPDAVDAEWLSALEAGSRHLDSRYAVFSFLAGFWRRDWQTAIESLTTPTLVLIGNTASNISRSAKTEPPDQRMADYLKHLPQAEGKFVPGRNVLPYESTAAFVEAIVPFIQQHS from the coding sequence ATGCAAAGCCAATCCCCTGCAAAGTCCGAGACTCAATTCTACACCTGGAACCATCTGCACTGTGCCTATGAAGTGCAGTCCAACGACTGTGCCGATGCCAACAAACCTCCCTTGTTGTTAATTCAGCCGATCGGAGTGGGGCTTTCGCGCCGATTTTGGGATCGGTTTTGCCGTGCTTGGTTGCAATCCAGACAACCAAATCAAATTTACAATCCTGATCTGGCAGGTTGTGGCGAGAGTGACATGCCGCAACGTCCCTACAGCCCAGAGGACTGGGCTGATCAACTCCTGGTCTTGCTGCAAACGGTGATTCAACGACCCGTCATTCTAATTGTGCAGGGTGCATCCTTTCCGATCGCTATCTCATTGTGGCAAAAGGCACCTGTGTTCATCCAAGGCTTGATCTTGGCTGGACCGCCAGCCTGGAAGATTATGAGTGAACCAACCGCAGACTGGCAGGATCAGGTGAGTTGGAGCCTGTTTGCTTCTCCCTTAGGAAAAGCGTTTTATCGCTATGCCCGTCGCCAGCAGTTCATTCGCTCTTTCTCGGTGCGTCAACTTTTTGCCGATCCCGACGCGGTAGATGCAGAATGGCTGAGTGCCTTGGAGGCTGGCTCGCGCCATCTTGACAGCCGTTATGCGGTGTTTTCCTTTTTAGCTGGCTTTTGGCGACGAGATTGGCAAACGGCGATCGAGTCCCTCACGACTCCGACCTTAGTGTTGATTGGCAATACCGCTTCCAACATCAGTCGATCGGCTAAAACAGAACCCCCCGATCAACGCATGGCAGACTATCTGAAGCACCTGCCGCAAGCGGAGGGGAAATTTGTTCCTGGACGTAACGTATTGCCCTACGAATCAACCGCCGCTTTTGTTGAGGCGATTGTGCCGTTTATACAGCAGCATTCTTAA
- a CDS encoding PhoX family protein, translating to MNSKRSLRQKYSRLVRGEGNWEHTSSARSFDNDGEPICNRSNNRPFSSILSTRLQRRQVLRGTLAAAVTSMFAGPVLDGLKARPAQASSPLLGFRAIPVSEADVITVPEGYTARVLIPYGEPITGDFPRYSLNNTGEEQGMQIGHHHDGMHFFPIEGASPYEGSSTDGLLVVNHEYIEPRYTHAAAVGQPLSPDDFPRKADGTREADQVLKEMNAHGVSVVRIARQNDGSWSVVPDERNRRITALTPMEIQGPVRGSELVKTKYSPDGTRTRGTINNCAHGVTPWNTYLTCEENWARYFLNSDEVVPRELERYGTSTDGTSRYGWELADSGADEYARFTASALAGSATEDYRNEPNNFGWVVEIDPFDPTSTPQKRTALGRFAHENVIFQPPVEGQPIVCYSGDDARSEYIYKYVSAQPYFQATASGALLDDGTLYVARYHEDGTGEWLALKFGENGLTPENGFRNQADILVNTRTAADFVGATPMDRPEWGAVDPRNGMVYFTLTNNTRRTPEEVDAANPRPENNWGHIIRWDEGADLAAPSFRWDLFVLAGPKDDSRKLSGRALNEDNIFACPDGLGFDADGRLWIQTDIGESVMNQGEFAQFGNNQMLAADPNTGEIRRFLTGPIGQEITGVTWTPDQRTMFINVQHPGATTSEEEFAAGNVNSRWPDQNPEIYPRSATVVITKDDGGIIGT from the coding sequence GTGAATAGTAAACGGAGCCTACGTCAGAAATATTCTCGCCTTGTTCGAGGAGAAGGCAATTGGGAGCATACCTCTTCGGCACGATCGTTTGACAATGATGGTGAACCAATCTGCAATCGTTCTAATAATCGTCCCTTCTCATCGATCCTCAGTACCCGCTTGCAACGACGTCAAGTTCTACGTGGAACGCTGGCCGCTGCTGTGACATCAATGTTTGCTGGGCCTGTGCTAGATGGGCTAAAAGCTCGTCCTGCTCAGGCTAGTAGCCCGCTGCTAGGCTTTCGTGCCATTCCAGTCAGTGAGGCAGATGTGATCACTGTCCCAGAAGGCTACACGGCGCGTGTTCTGATTCCCTATGGTGAACCCATCACTGGTGATTTTCCCCGCTACAGCCTCAACAATACGGGGGAAGAACAGGGCATGCAGATTGGTCATCACCATGACGGAATGCATTTCTTCCCGATCGAAGGTGCTTCACCTTATGAAGGTAGTTCAACCGATGGGCTGCTAGTGGTCAACCATGAGTACATCGAGCCACGCTATACCCATGCGGCGGCGGTGGGGCAGCCCCTCAGTCCTGATGATTTTCCCAGGAAAGCCGATGGCACTCGTGAAGCCGATCAGGTGCTAAAGGAAATGAACGCGCATGGGGTCAGCGTTGTTCGGATTGCGCGCCAGAATGATGGCAGTTGGAGCGTTGTGCCCGATGAGCGCAACCGTCGCATTACTGCCTTGACTCCGATGGAAATTCAAGGCCCAGTGCGAGGATCTGAGTTGGTTAAAACAAAGTACAGTCCAGATGGAACGAGAACTCGCGGTACGATCAACAACTGCGCCCACGGGGTGACGCCCTGGAATACCTATCTCACCTGCGAGGAAAACTGGGCAAGATATTTCCTCAACAGTGATGAAGTAGTGCCTCGTGAGCTAGAGCGGTATGGCACCTCGACAGATGGCACGTCCCGCTATGGCTGGGAATTGGCAGATAGTGGTGCAGATGAATATGCTCGCTTTACCGCCTCTGCACTGGCTGGCAGTGCTACAGAAGACTATCGCAATGAGCCAAATAATTTTGGGTGGGTGGTTGAAATTGATCCGTTTGATCCTACCAGTACGCCCCAAAAGCGCACCGCCTTGGGACGATTTGCCCATGAAAATGTAATCTTTCAACCTCCTGTTGAAGGACAGCCGATCGTCTGCTATTCCGGCGATGATGCGCGATCAGAATACATTTACAAATATGTCTCGGCGCAACCCTACTTCCAGGCAACCGCTAGCGGCGCGCTACTGGATGACGGCACGTTGTATGTCGCTCGCTATCACGAAGACGGAACCGGAGAATGGCTGGCGCTGAAGTTTGGCGAAAATGGGTTAACGCCTGAAAACGGATTCCGCAATCAGGCTGATATTCTGGTGAATACTCGCACAGCCGCTGACTTTGTAGGAGCGACGCCGATGGATCGCCCAGAATGGGGAGCCGTTGATCCGCGTAATGGCATGGTGTACTTTACGTTGACCAATAATACCCGGCGCACTCCAGAGGAAGTTGATGCTGCCAATCCTCGGCCGGAGAACAATTGGGGGCACATCATTCGCTGGGACGAGGGAGCCGATTTGGCTGCGCCATCCTTCCGATGGGATTTGTTTGTGTTAGCTGGCCCAAAGGACGATAGCCGCAAGCTGTCCGGTCGTGCACTTAACGAAGACAACATTTTTGCTTGTCCCGATGGATTGGGGTTTGATGCGGATGGTCGCTTGTGGATTCAGACCGATATTGGTGAGTCGGTGATGAATCAGGGTGAGTTTGCTCAGTTTGGCAATAACCAGATGTTGGCAGCCGACCCAAATACGGGCGAGATTCGCCGCTTCTTGACAGGGCCGATCGGTCAAGAAATTACAGGCGTGACGTGGACACCGGATCAGCGCACGATGTTTATCAATGTGCAACATCCAGGTGCAACTACATCTGAAGAGGAATTTGCAGCGGGCAATGTTAACTCACGTTGGCCCGATCAAAACCCAGAGATCTATCCTCGATCGGCCACGGTGGTGATCACAAAAGACGACGGTGGCATCATCGGAACCTAA
- a CDS encoding phycocyanin subunit beta — protein MLDAFAKVVSQADAKGEFLSNAQLDALSNMVKDGSKRLDTVNRITSNASTIVANAARSLFEEQPQLISPGGNAYTNRRMAACLRDMEIILRYVTYATLAGDPSVLDDRCLNGLRETYQALGVPGGSVAAGVQKMKEAAISIANDPNGITQGDCSQLMSEVASYFDRAASAVG, from the coding sequence ATGCTAGACGCATTCGCTAAAGTTGTTTCTCAAGCCGATGCCAAGGGTGAATTTCTGAGCAATGCTCAACTGGATGCCCTCAGCAACATGGTGAAGGATGGCAGCAAGCGTTTGGATACGGTTAACCGCATCACCAGCAACGCTTCCACAATTGTTGCTAATGCCGCTCGTTCTTTGTTTGAGGAGCAGCCTCAGCTAATCTCTCCGGGTGGAAATGCTTACACCAACCGCCGTATGGCTGCTTGCTTGCGCGACATGGAAATCATCTTGCGCTATGTCACCTACGCTACTTTGGCAGGCGACCCCAGCGTTCTTGACGATCGTTGCTTGAATGGTCTGCGCGAAACCTACCAGGCTCTTGGTGTTCCCGGCGGCTCTGTGGCGGCTGGCGTTCAAAAGATGAAGGAAGCAGCGATTTCGATTGCCAATGATCCCAATGGTATTACCCAAGGCGATTGCAGCCAGTTGATGTCTGAAGTGGCTAGCTACTTCGATCGGGCTGCTTCTGCGGTTGGTTAA